The DNA region CGATCCAACAATTGGATCGTGTTCTTTGTCAGCAGCAAGATCAAATAGACTCGCTCAAAAAACAAATCAAAGAGCTAACAAACCGCTCTCAAGACACATCCACGGACACGAAAAGCCTATTTTCCGCCTTGGATGAAGTTCCGCCACATTATTAGAAACAACCGATACTCAACTAACAGATAAACCTAATCATGAGCATAAACTGGTATCCAGGGCATATGCATAAAGCCCAAAAGGAGATTAAACAGCGCCTCCCCGAGGTGGATATGTTTATTGAAGTATTAGACGCAAGGATTCCATACAGTAGCGAAAACCCCATGCTGGCTAGTATTCGTGCTGATAAGCCTTGTATTAAAATTCTAAACAAAACGGATTTAGCTCAAGCTGATAAAACAAAAGCTTGGCAGGAATACTTAGAACGCAACAAAAACACAAAGACACTGGCATTAAACTTAAATCAACCGAATAAAAGTGAACAAATATTCTCACTTTGCCAAAAACTAGTACCAAACAAAGGTACAAAAATATCCCCTATTACCTGTCTTATTACAGGTATTCCTAATGTTGGAAAATCTACATTAATCAACACATTAGCAGGAAGAACCATTGCCAAAACGGGCAATGAACCCGCCGTCACTCAAACACAACAACGGATTGACCTAGGCAATAATATAATCTTATTTGACACCCCCGGCCTACTTTGGCCAAAAGTAGAAAACGAAGACAGCGGCTATCGTTTAGCCATCACAGGGGCCATCAAAGATACGGCTATTGAATATGATGATATCGCTTATTATGCCGCTGAGTATTTTCTAAAAGAACACTCCGATGCCTTAATGGAACGCTACTCGCTAGATGAGCCACCAAAAAATGAAACTGCCCTACTTGAATCCATCGGTAAAAAAAGGGGAGCTTTAGTCTCTGGAGGTCGTGTCAACCTCAATAAGGCTTCTGCTATTTTTATTCATGATTATCGAAGTGGAACCTTAGGCAACATCACACTTGAAACACCTAAAATGATTGAGCTTGAGATCGCTAAAACTGAAAAAATACTAGCCGAAAAAGCTGCACTAAAAGCCGCTCGAAAAAAGAATTGGAAAAATAAAAAATAATAGCTGATCTTAGTTCCATCTAATAACGCTTGTTAGATTAGTGCGCATGTTTTTCATTTCTTGCAGTTAACCCATATCCACCTATTTATAATGCCCTTTCAATGGCCGTTTGCGCCTATTACACAGGCTCAAAAACAAACCTGCCTACGTCGCCTGATCAGGTCGGGCACAATTAAATTCAGAGTCACATTTGCTAATTAAGGTTTGCGATCCAGTAGTCTGTCAATGATATAATATGCCTTTCATATCTATCCCACCCACCTGTATTACACCTAAGGAATCAATGAACTTATCTACACGCTTTGCTTACCTACTATTTATATTTTTTCTACCCACCATAGCGTTTGCTAGTAATACCAGCGAAACAAGTCATCTTGATCTAACCGACAATATAATTGGCTATTTAGCCCTTGGCGTATTTGCTATTGCCTACCTATTAGTTATTTTTGAAGAACAGCTTCATTTACCCAAATCGAAGCCTGTTCTTTTAGCAGCAGGCATCATCTGGATCATGATTGCCATTGCTTACCAACAACATGGTTTTGATGACTCAGCTGAAATTGCAATACGACATAACTTTCTTGAGTACGCAGAGCTATTTTTCTTTCTCCTAGTCGCCATGACCTACATAAACGCCATGATAGAACGAGGTGTGTTCGATGCGTTAAGAGGTTGGTTAGTTGAGAAAAACTTTAGTTATAAATCGTTGTTTTGGCTTTTAGGGATACTCGCTTTCTTTATATCCCCAATAGCTGACAACTTAACCACCGCGCTTATTATGTGCACAGTTGCCTTGACGGTTGGTACCAAAGAACCAAAATTTGTGGCCATTTCATGTATTGCTATCGTTGTTGCAGCAAACGCTGGAGGTGCCTTTAGCCCGTTTGGCGATATTACAACTCTGATGGTTTGGCAAAAAGGACTTGTTCGTTTTACCGAGTTTTTCACCTTATTTTTGCCGTCTTTTGTTAACTACCTCGTGCCTGCGGCCATCATGCATTTTTTCATTCCAAGCGGCTCCCCCGACAAAGTTGACGGCGAACAACTTGTAATGCATCGCGGAGGAATAGTTATTGTCGTCCTATTCTTATTAACCATTCTAACGGCTGTGAGCTTCCACAACTTTCTTCATTTACCCCCTGCTATTGGCATGATGACCGGTTTGGCGTATTTAAAGTTTTTTGGCTACTACCTCAAAAGAACCTATCGTTTTAGCGGCAACCCCACAGAAGACCGATTTAACGAGGGCATGGAAGCGAGAAATACTGACTATACTCGTGATAAAGACTTTGATGTCTTTAAAAAAGTGGCTGGCGCAGAATGGGACACCTTATTCTTCTTCTACGGCGTTATTATGGCTGTCGGTGGATTAGGCTTTATTGGTTATCTAGGCATGATTTCTGAAACGATGTATGGTGAGCTAGGACCAACGGTTGCCAATGTCATCGTAGGCGTACTCTCGGCTATTGTCGATAATATCCCTGTTATGTTTGCGGTACTCACGATGAACCCAGATATGTCACATGGCCAATGGCTGTTAGTCACTCTTACAGCTGGTGTTGGTGGTAGCTTGCTGTCCATTGGCTCGGCTGCAGGTGTAGCTTTAATGGGGCAGGCTCGTGGCATTTACACGTTTGCTTCTCACCTTAAATGGACACCGATTATCGCGTTAGGCTATATAGCCAGTATCTATGTTCACCTATGGGTTAATGCGTCACACTTTTAACCACATGAAGAACTCGCACACAGCGGATAACTCGTCACCACCCGCGCCTATTTTAGGTTTTGTAGCCAATAGCGGCACTGGGAAAACAACGCTTATCAGCCAACTCATTCCTATATTGAATGAACGCGGGCTGAAAACTGGCTTAATTAAACACAGCCACCATGATTTTGAATTCGATCAACCAGGCAAGGACAGCTATCGCCTAAGAAAAGCTGGGGCCTCACCTGTTGTGTTGGTTTCTAGTCATCGTCGCGCGGTGATTACCGAGTTAGACGGAAACGAGCCCACTCTGGCAGAACAACTAGATTGCTTTCCTCCAGGCTCTGTTGACTTGGTGATAGTTGAGGGCTTTAAACACACGTTTTATCCAAAAATTGAACTGCATCGAGCTGAATTAAACGCCCCTTTTCTATACACTAATGACCCTTCAATTATCGCTATAGCCAGCAACACAAACTTATCGACAGAGCTTCCACACTTTGACATAAACAAGCCTGAACAAATCGCTAACTTTATCATCGACCAATTTTTAAAGGCCACAGAATGACTGACTGTTGTAGCACCCCTGGGGTATTAACACTGGAGCAAGCATTAACTCAAATTTTACAAACGCTTCAGCAAACTGATCGTTATGAGCGTGTATCGCTAAAGGACTCGCTTAATAGAATCACCTATGAAGATATAAAGTCTGCTGTAGATGTTCCTAGTTTTAGGAACTCATCCATGGATGGTTATGCCATTCGAACCGCTGACCAACAAGGTCAACCACTAAAAGTGATTGGTGTTTCTTGGGCCGGCAAACCTTTCACCAAAAAAGTGGCTAAAGGGGAATGTATCCGAATTTTTACCGGCGCCTATGTTCCAGATGATTGTGATTGCGTTGTCATGCAGGAAAATGTTCATCGAACCGACGAACAGATTCAAATAACACAGCAACCAAAACACGGTGAAAACATCAGAAACATTGGAGATGACACAAAAAAGAATCAAGCAATACTCAATAAAGGCAAGCTCTTAAAGCCTGCCGACATAGGGCTACTTGCAGCTTGTGGCATTGCAGACATTAGCGTTTTCAAACAACTCACCGTGGGGTTCTTCTCAACCGGTGATGAACTCATTTCTATTGGACAACAAGCTCAACTTGGGCAAATTTTTGATAGCAACCGCTACACCTTGCAAGCCTTACTTGAACAAGCGGGTGTTACACCCATAGACTTAGGTGTCATTCCAGACAACCGCCTTGCTGTTGAAGAAGCGTTGGTATCCGCTTCTAAAAACTGTGACCTGATCATTACCACTGGTGGCGTTTCGGTTGGTGAGGCCGACTTTATTGCTGAAGTTCTGGCTAAAATTGGTACCGTTAATTTATGGAAAATTGCCATTAAACCAGGCAAACCGCTAGTTTTTGGTACTATCGGCGAGGCTGCTTTTTTTGGCTTGCCGGGCAACCCTGTCTCAGTCATGGTGACCTTTCAGCAAATTGTGCTGCCTGCATTACATAAAATCATGGGGCGAGCGCCACAAACAAGTGTTAATTTACAGGTCAAAACAACTGAAATCATCAAAAAACAGCCTGGGCGTACCGAATTTCAACGTGGGTTTGTTGAAAACAAAGACGGCGAGCTATTGGTTCATTCAACCGGCGGACAAGGCTCACACATGCTAAGCTCTATGTCTAAAGCTAACTGCTTAATTGTCTTAGAGCAATCAGCTAGCGACATTGAGAAAGGCCAATATGTAACCATTCAATTATTGGAAAACACCCTATGACAGCAAAATCCATTTTAGTGACCGGCGGCGCAGGCTATATAGGTAGCCATGTTGTTAAGTTGCTTGGCGAACGAGGCGAAAACATCATCATATTAGATGATTTATCAACTGGTTTTGAACACTCAATTTTGTACGGTAAATTCATTCAAGGTAACACCGGCGACAAAAAACTTGTAGACCGCATCCTACAACAACACAATATTGATTCTGTCCTACATTTTGCAGCTCACACCATCGTCCCTGAGTCTGTTGAAAACCCACTGAAGTATTATGAAAATAATACCTGTTGCACGCGTAACCTGTTGGAGTGCTGCTCTAAAGCGGGCATAAAAAATATAATCTTCAGCTCTACTGCTGCTGTATACGGCGAACTTGAAACCGGTTTTGCTTCAGAAGAAACCCCTACCGCACCGATTAACCCGTATGGCAGTTCTAAACTGATGAGTGAGCAGATGATTCGCGACTTATCTAAAGCCACAGAACTCAATCACGTTATCTTGCGCTATTTTAACGTTGCCGGTTCGGACCCCGATGGAAAAATTGGTCAATCAACAAAAAATGCGACTTTACTCATTAAAGTCGCCGCTGAAGTTGCTGTTGGCAAACGTGAAAAATTATTTGTCTTTGGCACTGATTACCCAACACCCGATGGCACCGGTATTCGTGATTACATCCATGTGTCTGACTTAGCTGAAGCACATATTAACGCTCTGGATTATTTAAGAAATAATGGCGAATCAACAACCCTTAATTGTGGTTACGGCCATGGTTTTAGCGTTAAAGAAGTCATTAACGCTATTAATGAAGAACATGGCGTACCCATCTGTGTCGAAGAAATGCCCCGTCGTGCCGGCGACCCACCAGAACTCATCTCTGTGGCTGAAAAAATCCGTCAAACCATTGGTTGGCAACCTCAGTACGATGATTTAAACCTGATCGTTAAAACATCCTTAGCCTGGGAAAAGAAACTAATTACACACGGTAGCTAATAGGTTCAAGCGAGCCAACCCTGCACTATGCAGTTAATCTTAGCTACCACGTTCTGCTAAGAAGGTTTTAATTCGCTTTAAGCCCTCTTCAATACGTTCAATTGATGTCGTGTATGCAAACCGAAGATACCTCGCAGGTTCGCTAGAACCAAAGTCTTTCCCTGGCGTTGTTGCTACACCTGCTTTTTCCAATAACTCCAAAGCAAACGCATAACTATCATCCGTAAATAATCGGCAGTCCGCATAAATATAAAACGCACCTTGTGGCTTAGCCATCATTACAAACCCCAATGACTCCAAACCCTCGTAAAGCCTATCTCTACGCTGCTCGAACTCATCTCTACGTTGATTCAAAATCACTCGTGTATCCTCATCAAAGGCAGCTAAAGCGGCATATTGCGAAGGCGTTGGTGCAGAGATATATAAGTTTTGCATAAGCCGATTTGCAGCTGATATAGCGTATTCAGGCACCACCAACCAACCCAAGCGCCAGCCTGTCATTCCAAAAAACTTTGAAAAGCTATTTAAAACAAACACATCATCTGATATTTCTAATGCTGAAATGGCTCGTTGCCCATACACAAGCCCATGATATATCTCATCTGAAATTAAAAACCCTTCTCGCTCTCTTATTGTTTGAACAATATTTTGTAACTGATCAAAATTAACCGTTGCTCCAGTTGGGTTTGAGGGTGAGGCCATCATTACACCACGTGTTGCCTTCGACCATGCTTGTGCAATTAACTGCCCTGTTAGTTGAAAACCATGTTCCTCACCAACATTGATAGAGGTTGGCTGCCCCCCAAATAAAGTAACTATATTATTATTACAGGGATACCCCGGGTCGCAGGTCAGCACCTCATCACCTGCATCTATCAATGATGCTAAGGCAACCGTTAAGGCCCCTGATGCACCTGGCGTTATAAAAATACGTTCAGGCGATAGGTCAACGTTATACTCATCACGATAATACCTTGCTATTTTTTTTCGTAAGGCAGGTAAGCCTTGCGCTTTAGTATAGTGAACATCTCCTTTTTCCAAAAAACCTTGAGCAGCCTTTAAGATCGGTTCAGGGGTTGGAAAGTCTGGTTCCCCTACTTCCATATGAACAACATTTTCCCCTTGCTCTTCAAGCGCTTTAGCTTTCTCCATAATATCCATCACATAAAACGGAAAAACCTGTTCAACGCGCTTAGAAACTTTCCCAACATTCATCAAAAAACCTTTGTAGAAACCTGAAATAAAGTCTATATTTTAGAGCAATACAACTGAACGTACGAGCATTCAAATCGACGAAAAACATTGCTTATTTCCGCAATATCTGATATTTATGCGCGCTTGATTTTTTTAACCATTGGTAACAAATAAAATAATGGCTACAAACAAAGATAAAAATTTAGATGCAAGTCACCTAGAGTTTAAACCTTACAAAGCAAAGAAAGGTGAGGAACACATGAGTCCTGCTCAGGTTGAACACTTCAGATCTATTCTAATGCAGTGGAAAGAAGGCCTAATGGATGATGTGGACCGTACCGTTCATCACATGCAAGATGAAGCTTCAAACTTTCCAGATCCAACAGATAGAGCCAGCCAAGAAGCTGACTTTAGCCTTGAGTTAAGAACACGCGATCGTGAACGTAAACTGGTCAAAAAAATTGATGAATCCATTAGCATGTTGAACGCTGGTGACTATGGGTTTTGTGAAACATGTGGCATAGAAATCGCTATTAAGCGTTTAGAAGCACGCCCAACTGCCACACAATGTATTGACTGTAAATCTCTTGATGAGATAAGAGAAAAACAAAAGATTTGATGCCTTTGCCTTAAGCCTATCTTTTGGTTGCTTTGGACCCAGCTTATAGGGGGCGATTTGCCCCCTCTCCAACCGGCCCTTTACATTACGGCTCTTTATACACGGCTATTGCTAGCTTTTTACAAGCACGATCTAAAGGCGGCAAATGGCTTGTAAGAATAGATGACTTAGACTCCGCTCGCTGTCAGCAACAGTATTCCAGCAAAATACTTAAAACGCTCGAGCAATTCGGCCTTACATGGGATGAGCCTGTTTTCTACCAGCACACTCGCCATCATGACTATCAACAGGCGTTAGAACAACTCCTTGAACGTCAATTACTTTATCCCTGTCAATGCTCTCGCAAAGATTTAGCCAACAGAGGACTTCACGCAGGTCTTTATGACGGCCATTGTCTAAGCCATCCGCTAAAAGCCAATCAACCTTCTGCATTACGTATCCGATTAGCAAATAAAAAAATATCCTTTATCGATGCCGTGCAAGGTCCCTCCCACCATAAACTACAAACACAGCATGATGATTTTGTAATGTTTCGTAAAGACCGTGTTTATTCTTATCACCTTGCTGTTGTTATAGATGATAATACACAAGGCATTACTGAAGTATTACGAGGGCATGACCTTCTAGACAGCACCTACCAACAAATTCATTTACAACAATTATTGAACATACAAACACCTCATTATGCCCATATCCCTGTTATTACAGACACTAGCGGCATTAAATTGAGCAAACAAACTTATGCGAGCGACATCTCATTATCACCTGTTAAACCCACACTTTTAAGAACATTTGTTCATTTAAGCTTAAACCCACCCCAAGAACTGTTAGAATCAAGCACAGCAGACATTCTAAATTGGGGTATTAAGCATTGGTCACTTAAACAGATTATTGCGCAACAATCACTCCCCTTACAAAGCAACTAAACATCAAAGCCAGCATTACGTTTTAGTTTTATTTCAATATAATCATAGCTAGTTCATTAGAAACAACACAAATGACCACAGATACTAAAAGCCCTTATACTCAGTTTTTTACATTAATGAACAGTAAGCTGCCAGATGAGTACAAGGCCGTTTTGCAAAAGTTTCAAGAACATGGCGACTTTTATCAGCAGCTAATTAACAACGTAAATAATAACGAGACTGATTTATCAAAATTTTGGGACTTACCCAGCACTCTCGGATTTAACACAGCATCAAACCCACAAACTAAATGGCTCCAAAGCTTTTTTAGCCTCAATAACTTTCAATCAAGCACTGATACCCAGCTGATACAGCAATTTACCCAAGCAATCTGCGAACTTCCATTACAGGCCCAAGAAAATCTCTCTAGTATTCAAGCAGCGCTGTCTAAATTAAATCAGCTTTATGCCAAGTTAAGCCAATCAGCAATGAAGCACTTTCAAGCTTTGAAAGATGAGTCTCCAGACGCATCGAATGAACAGCTATGTATTTTTTGGTTAACTGCTGGAGAAAAGGCGTTTAGTGAGATCAGTCAAACAGATGACTATATAAATGCGCAAAAAAAATTGTTTGAATCATTAAATAACTTAAAAAATACACAACATGCTTTTTCTGAACAAGCAGCTGAGCTATTCGGCCTTCCAACACAACAATCATTAGAAGATTTACAAAATGGCCTGCATAAACTTAGAATGGAGTTTGCAGAATATAAAGCACAAACCGACGAAGTCATTAACGAACTTAGACAAACCATTTATCAATTAAAATAACGCCTGTTGAGCCGAGCAGATGCCGAATAAAACCAAAGATCACGAAAATATCTGGCAAGATGAGTTTGTGCTTCTTATGGAGAAGCTAGCTGACAAGGATAAACAACCCCCACCTGAAGTCGGCAGTAGCCTCAAAGAACTTATTTATAGTGAAAATAAGCTGCAACTTTTTCACTATAACCCTCTTGATGTTGCGCAGAAAAAACTCCCTATCCTAATAACCTACGCTCTGGTTAATCGCCCTTATATTATGGATCTTGAGCCTAAAAGATCCCTTATATTACGTTTATTAGAGAAAGGTTACCCGGTTTACCTCATCGACTGGGGATACCCCGATAGTAGTGATCGTTTTACAGACCTAAATGACTATATTAATGGTTATTTACACCGTTGCGTTCAGCAAGTAAAACACCACTCTAAAGAAGAAAAAATAGACCTCTTAGGTGTTTGCCAAGGCGGCGTCTTCTCCTTATGTTATACCGCGCTTCACCCAACTGAAATTCGCAAGCTCGTAACCCTAGTGACGCCCATAGATTTTCATACTAAAAACAACCCCTTAACAAGTTGGACCAGTCACTTAAATACACAAGCATTAGCATCTCATACAGGCAATGTGCCTGCTGAGCTTATAAGCCAACTTTTTAAAGCCATAAAACCTTTTCAATTAAACCGAGAAAAGTACCGTCGACTCAAGCATATTATTAACAACGCTGAAAGCTTAAACACGTTCCTACGCATGGAAAGGTGGTTACATGACGGACCAGATTTAAACAGAGCGGCTGCCGATGAGTTTTTAATTAATTTTTATCAACAGAACAAATTACATGAAAACACATTAACCATTGCTGGCCATGCTGTTTTACTGAACAAAATCACGTCTCCGGTGCTAAACCTTTACGCAACACAAGATCACCTTGTCCCACCCGAAGCAACACGCGCACTAAAGCAACATATAAAGCCGGAGCTTTATCAAGAACAAGCGCTTGTTGGCGGGCACATTGGTGCATTCACTAGCCCAAGAACTCAACAGACACTGATCCAATCACTGGAACAAGGACTAGCTTAGGATTTGCCTTTGTCTGTCGATGTTGATAGCTCAACCGTTTTCATCATCGCATCCCACATGGTCTTTTGAACACCTTCCATTGCCAACATTTGTTCAGGCATTGGCATATATAGTTTCATGAGTTCAACCATATCACTCGACTCAATACCAACTAGCATTTTATTACGAATTTTCTCTATCGCTTCGCGCTGAATAGCTTGAACATCAGGCAGACCCAAGAACTCTCTCATTTCTTGAGGCGTTGCCTCAATTTCAATCGTTGCTTTCATATACTTCCCCACCTCATACCGCTAAGGTCTACCTAACATTGTAGACCTTAGCGCGAGACATAATTATTTTTTAGCATCACCTTCTGTTACAGGGCGACCTGATGGATTTGGTAGTTGAGTGCTTCTAGCTGTTGCTTTAGGTGCCGTTTGCTTGACAGCGGGTTTTGGTGCGGCTTCCTTAGCTGTAGGCTTCGGTGCGGCTTTCTTAGCCGCCGGTTTGGGGGGAGTTTTTTTAGCGGCAGGTTTCGGTGCTGTTTTCTTAGCCGCGGGTTTGGGGGGAGCTTTTTTAGCAGCAGGTTTCGGTGCTGCTTTCTTAGGCGCAGGCTTGGGGGTCGCCTTCCTAGCGGCAGGTTTTGGTGTTGTTTTCTTAGCCGCGGGCGTCATAACCATTGAAGGCGCCTCTGCTAAGCCTTCTTGGATAAGCTCGCCCATCGCCTTCCTTGTCTCCATTGCAACTTTGACTGACGATTGCGCATTTTTCAATACTTTTTCTGATAGCTCCTTGTACAAACTAGATTGTAAATTCATCAATTCTGTCATTGACTCAACTTTGTTCACCGAGGTAACTTTTTTTATACTTCCTTCAAGACAACTCGACACCAAATCCATTTGTAATTGGGTTAGTTGTTTTACCGATTGGGTATTTAACGTATTAATTTTCTTTAATGATTCATTGGCTTTTTTACTTAATTGAGCCCACTGTTTGATAAGGTCATTTTGCATTTTCACCGCTCCCTGAATTATTTAAAAAATAAAAACCTAGTCCAGTAATATCGATTACTTAACTAGCTGTCAATAAAAAAGGCAACCAAATGGTTGCCTTTTTCTCTCTAAAGAAGTATTTCAGACTCCTTAGAAACTAGTAAACAAGCCAC from Cycloclasticus pugetii PS-1 includes:
- the gluQRS gene encoding tRNA glutamyl-Q(34) synthetase GluQRS — translated: MVALDPAYRGRFAPSPTGPLHYGSLYTAIASFLQARSKGGKWLVRIDDLDSARCQQQYSSKILKTLEQFGLTWDEPVFYQHTRHHDYQQALEQLLERQLLYPCQCSRKDLANRGLHAGLYDGHCLSHPLKANQPSALRIRLANKKISFIDAVQGPSHHKLQTQHDDFVMFRKDRVYSYHLAVVIDDNTQGITEVLRGHDLLDSTYQQIHLQQLLNIQTPHYAHIPVITDTSGIKLSKQTYASDISLSPVKPTLLRTFVHLSLNPPQELLESSTADILNWGIKHWSLKQIIAQQSLPLQSN
- the dksA gene encoding RNA polymerase-binding protein DksA, whose product is MATNKDKNLDASHLEFKPYKAKKGEEHMSPAQVEHFRSILMQWKEGLMDDVDRTVHHMQDEASNFPDPTDRASQEADFSLELRTRDRERKLVKKIDESISMLNAGDYGFCETCGIEIAIKRLEARPTATQCIDCKSLDEIREKQKI
- the ylqF gene encoding ribosome biogenesis GTPase YlqF, whose translation is MSINWYPGHMHKAQKEIKQRLPEVDMFIEVLDARIPYSSENPMLASIRADKPCIKILNKTDLAQADKTKAWQEYLERNKNTKTLALNLNQPNKSEQIFSLCQKLVPNKGTKISPITCLITGIPNVGKSTLINTLAGRTIAKTGNEPAVTQTQQRIDLGNNIILFDTPGLLWPKVENEDSGYRLAITGAIKDTAIEYDDIAYYAAEYFLKEHSDALMERYSLDEPPKNETALLESIGKKRGALVSGGRVNLNKASAIFIHDYRSGTLGNITLETPKMIELEIAKTEKILAEKAALKAARKKNWKNKK
- a CDS encoding aminotransferase class I/II-fold pyridoxal phosphate-dependent enzyme, which produces MNVGKVSKRVEQVFPFYVMDIMEKAKALEEQGENVVHMEVGEPDFPTPEPILKAAQGFLEKGDVHYTKAQGLPALRKKIARYYRDEYNVDLSPERIFITPGASGALTVALASLIDAGDEVLTCDPGYPCNNNIVTLFGGQPTSINVGEEHGFQLTGQLIAQAWSKATRGVMMASPSNPTGATVNFDQLQNIVQTIREREGFLISDEIYHGLVYGQRAISALEISDDVFVLNSFSKFFGMTGWRLGWLVVPEYAISAANRLMQNLYISAPTPSQYAALAAFDEDTRVILNQRRDEFEQRRDRLYEGLESLGFVMMAKPQGAFYIYADCRLFTDDSYAFALELLEKAGVATTPGKDFGSSEPARYLRFAYTTSIERIEEGLKRIKTFLAERGS
- the mobB gene encoding molybdopterin-guanine dinucleotide biosynthesis protein B, translated to MKNSHTADNSSPPAPILGFVANSGTGKTTLISQLIPILNERGLKTGLIKHSHHDFEFDQPGKDSYRLRKAGASPVVLVSSHRRAVITELDGNEPTLAEQLDCFPPGSVDLVIVEGFKHTFYPKIELHRAELNAPFLYTNDPSIIAIASNTNLSTELPHFDINKPEQIANFIIDQFLKATE
- the phaC gene encoding class III poly(R)-hydroxyalkanoic acid synthase subunit PhaC, producing the protein MPNKTKDHENIWQDEFVLLMEKLADKDKQPPPEVGSSLKELIYSENKLQLFHYNPLDVAQKKLPILITYALVNRPYIMDLEPKRSLILRLLEKGYPVYLIDWGYPDSSDRFTDLNDYINGYLHRCVQQVKHHSKEEKIDLLGVCQGGVFSLCYTALHPTEIRKLVTLVTPIDFHTKNNPLTSWTSHLNTQALASHTGNVPAELISQLFKAIKPFQLNREKYRRLKHIINNAESLNTFLRMERWLHDGPDLNRAAADEFLINFYQQNKLHENTLTIAGHAVLLNKITSPVLNLYATQDHLVPPEATRALKQHIKPELYQEQALVGGHIGAFTSPRTQQTLIQSLEQGLA
- the nhaD gene encoding sodium:proton antiporter NhaD — translated: MNLSTRFAYLLFIFFLPTIAFASNTSETSHLDLTDNIIGYLALGVFAIAYLLVIFEEQLHLPKSKPVLLAAGIIWIMIAIAYQQHGFDDSAEIAIRHNFLEYAELFFFLLVAMTYINAMIERGVFDALRGWLVEKNFSYKSLFWLLGILAFFISPIADNLTTALIMCTVALTVGTKEPKFVAISCIAIVVAANAGGAFSPFGDITTLMVWQKGLVRFTEFFTLFLPSFVNYLVPAAIMHFFIPSGSPDKVDGEQLVMHRGGIVIVVLFLLTILTAVSFHNFLHLPPAIGMMTGLAYLKFFGYYLKRTYRFSGNPTEDRFNEGMEARNTDYTRDKDFDVFKKVAGAEWDTLFFFYGVIMAVGGLGFIGYLGMISETMYGELGPTVANVIVGVLSAIVDNIPVMFAVLTMNPDMSHGQWLLVTLTAGVGGSLLSIGSAAGVALMGQARGIYTFASHLKWTPIIALGYIASIYVHLWVNASHF
- a CDS encoding DUF6489 family protein, which produces MKATIEIEATPQEMREFLGLPDVQAIQREAIEKIRNKMLVGIESSDMVELMKLYMPMPEQMLAMEGVQKTMWDAMMKTVELSTSTDKGKS
- a CDS encoding phasin family protein gives rise to the protein MQNDLIKQWAQLSKKANESLKKINTLNTQSVKQLTQLQMDLVSSCLEGSIKKVTSVNKVESMTELMNLQSSLYKELSEKVLKNAQSSVKVAMETRKAMGELIQEGLAEAPSMVMTPAAKKTTPKPAARKATPKPAPKKAAPKPAAKKAPPKPAAKKTAPKPAAKKTPPKPAAKKAAPKPTAKEAAPKPAVKQTAPKATARSTQLPNPSGRPVTEGDAKK
- a CDS encoding SlyX family protein; protein product: MDERITELEIKVAYQEDTIQQLDRVLCQQQDQIDSLKKQIKELTNRSQDTSTDTKSLFSALDEVPPHY
- the moeA gene encoding molybdopterin molybdotransferase MoeA, with the translated sequence MTDCCSTPGVLTLEQALTQILQTLQQTDRYERVSLKDSLNRITYEDIKSAVDVPSFRNSSMDGYAIRTADQQGQPLKVIGVSWAGKPFTKKVAKGECIRIFTGAYVPDDCDCVVMQENVHRTDEQIQITQQPKHGENIRNIGDDTKKNQAILNKGKLLKPADIGLLAACGIADISVFKQLTVGFFSTGDELISIGQQAQLGQIFDSNRYTLQALLEQAGVTPIDLGVIPDNRLAVEEALVSASKNCDLIITTGGVSVGEADFIAEVLAKIGTVNLWKIAIKPGKPLVFGTIGEAAFFGLPGNPVSVMVTFQQIVLPALHKIMGRAPQTSVNLQVKTTEIIKKQPGRTEFQRGFVENKDGELLVHSTGGQGSHMLSSMSKANCLIVLEQSASDIEKGQYVTIQLLENTL
- the galE gene encoding UDP-glucose 4-epimerase GalE, producing MTAKSILVTGGAGYIGSHVVKLLGERGENIIILDDLSTGFEHSILYGKFIQGNTGDKKLVDRILQQHNIDSVLHFAAHTIVPESVENPLKYYENNTCCTRNLLECCSKAGIKNIIFSSTAAVYGELETGFASEETPTAPINPYGSSKLMSEQMIRDLSKATELNHVILRYFNVAGSDPDGKIGQSTKNATLLIKVAAEVAVGKREKLFVFGTDYPTPDGTGIRDYIHVSDLAEAHINALDYLRNNGESTTLNCGYGHGFSVKEVINAINEEHGVPICVEEMPRRAGDPPELISVAEKIRQTIGWQPQYDDLNLIVKTSLAWEKKLITHGS
- a CDS encoding poly(R)-hydroxyalkanoic acid synthase subunit PhaE, whose protein sequence is MTTDTKSPYTQFFTLMNSKLPDEYKAVLQKFQEHGDFYQQLINNVNNNETDLSKFWDLPSTLGFNTASNPQTKWLQSFFSLNNFQSSTDTQLIQQFTQAICELPLQAQENLSSIQAALSKLNQLYAKLSQSAMKHFQALKDESPDASNEQLCIFWLTAGEKAFSEISQTDDYINAQKKLFESLNNLKNTQHAFSEQAAELFGLPTQQSLEDLQNGLHKLRMEFAEYKAQTDEVINELRQTIYQLK